The genomic stretch GTCCACCTCGGCGAGGAAGGGCCGACCACAATGTGGGCAGGGCTCCTCCTCATCATGCCCCTCCACCGCGTCGGCGGTCGCTGCGGCGCGCAGGTCGTCCTCGGAGGGGCCCTCGTCGTCGAGACCCTCGTCTTCCCAGCCATCCTCGTCGTAGCGCGGCGACATGCCGTGCGACTCCCTGGAATTCTGCAAAACGGGAACAGGTTACTTGACGATCGGCAGGATCCGCTTGAAAGCATCCGTCGCCGAGTCATGCACAAGCTGGAAGATTGCACTCTCCACCGTGGTCACGACCACACCGGCAGCACGCAGGCCGGCGAGAGCCACTTCGCAGTCGCGCATCCGGCGTGAGCCCACCGCGTCTGCGAGGACGACCGGCCGCATCTGCATGGCAAGTATGTCGAGCGCCGTCTGATAGACGCACACATGCGCTTCGATCCCCAGGATGAGGACGTGTGGCCGCATGACGGCCACCAGCCGTTCCCGACACTCGGCATCTGCGCAAAAGCTGAACGTCGACTTCTCGGCGCGGGCCGCGCCGCGCGCGGCTGCCACAAGGACCGCGGCGGTCGAACCAAGGCCCTTCGGGTACTGCTCCGACAGGGTCACGGGGACTTCGAGGGCCACCGCGGCCCGGATCATCTTGAGAGCATTGCTGATCACGGCCTGGTGATGGGCAATGGAGGGCAGCAGCCGCTCCTGTACATCCACGACGAGGAGTTGGGCGTGTTGACGATCAATCCGGTGTTCGTGCATGGCGAAAACCAACCGTAGTTAGAAGCACCTTCACACAGCGCCAACCGGCGTGGGTAAGGTGCACTTCCTGAACCGCACCCGCGAGCACATCGTACCCCACCGGACGTTCCAGTGCGCCACGCGGCGGCCCCTTATCCGACACAGGCAACTGCCGCTATATACGGAATCGGTGCGGTTTCGAACCGCAATAGGTGGTAGCGTAAACCCGAGAATGGCACACCGGGGCGTAGACTTCAAACGGGCACCGAGCTATCATCCCAACAGGTTTCGCAGCGCGCGAACGGATCGTCAACCACGGAAGGTGAGGGTACCGCGATGGACCGCGACGAATACCCGGCCAAGTGCCCGACGGGGGAACCCGCCACCGAGGTGACCACGCCCATGTCGTTTGAAGGGCCGGCCCACGAGGTCGGAATCTCACCGGCAAACTCCGCACAAGCAGAGAGCGCGCCGGTCACTGAGACCATGCTCGCCGTGTCACCGGCCAACGCCGCCCCGGAAATTGAACCCGCACAGGTGCTCGAAGCCCTGTTGTTCTCCTCGGATGCTCCGGTGACGGCGGGACGTCTGGCGGAGCTGCTCGGCACCGGTTCACCGAAAGAAGTACGGCGGCTGATTGCGGAGCTCAATGAGAAGTATGCGGCCGCCGCTCTCTCGTTTCGCATCGAGGAAATCGCCAAGGGTTTCCAGATGCTGACGCTGGCAGAGTATCGGCCGTGGGTGGCGAAGCTGACGAAGCAGCAGGCGCAGACGCGCCTGGGTGCAGCGGCACTCGAGGCCTTGTCGATCGTGGCATACAAGCAGCCGATCATCCGGGCCGACATCGAAGCCATCCGGGGAGTGGCGTGCGGCGAGGTGCTGAATCGCCTGCGCGAAATGGGGCTCATCAAGATTGTCGGGCGCGCCGAGATCGTCGGTCGCCCCCTGCTCTATGGGACGACGAAGCGCTTCCTCGACGTTTTTGGATTAGCGGATCTGAACGACTTGCCGCCGATGGAAGCCCTGACGCTGGGCAAGACCGCCGCTCGCGCCGAACCTGAAACCGAGGCGGCGGCAACCCCGCGCGTCGCGGCGGCCGGCGCGTAGCACCGTCACCCCCCCCGCCATTCAGCGCTCCGTGTTGCGCTGCGCCGCTACAAAGAACGCTGTCAGCGCGGCGAGTTGCAGCACCGTGGCGAGGCCCAGCTTCACCAGCGTCAGGCCGAACTCGGTCACCCGGTACATCCAATCCATGAATGCCGCGATCGTCAGCAGGATGACGAGCACTTGCAGGAGCGCCGCAGCAAAGCCCGCGATCGAGAATTCGCGGTAGTTGCGGACGCGCTGCGTCGTATCCAGCAAGCCGTGGATCTGTACAAGCAGTCGCTCGATTCGCTGCAGGCCGGTGGCAAGCTCTTCGGGCACCGGGACCCGTTCCGGCCGTGTCTCCGGCGTCGGTGCGGGGGGCTCACCCGACGGCAGACCGCCGCTCGCAAGCGGTTCGCGATGGGGATCGGGAGTGCTCATCAGCGCCTCTCACCAGGTTCTGTGGCGTCTGCAGCGCCGCTCGGTGTCGCTGCATACTCCACGTTCGCACGCATGTGTGCGATGCTCAGACCGCCGACCACCAGACTGCCTATGGCGGGGTGCCGCAACACGGCCGGAATCGCAACCCGCGGGTCGAGTCGCCCCGATGCGAGGCCCTTCTTCACGACGATTCCGACATCGGCCGTCCGCGCCGCCGCCAACACCGCAGCATGCGACCTGTCTTCCAGATGATACTCGACCATGAGCACATCTGCCCATCCCAGGGCGGCTTCGGCCGCAGTTACGGTCTTGCCGGAGAAGCCCAGCGCGCGAATATGGCCCGCGGCGCGCAACTCGAGCAGCGTGGCGACGGCATCGGTCGCATACAAGACGTGCAGGTCTTCGGCCGGGGCATGGATGAAAACAAGATCAAGTACGTCCCGCTGCAGGCGGCGCAAACTGCGTTCGATGCTGGCGCGAATGCCCGGCGCGGAAAAGTCGAAGCTGGAGACGCCATCCGCAAAGTCCTCACCGACCTTGGTGGAGATGATGACGTCAGCACGCCCCCCCAGCACGCGACCAAGCCGCTCTTCGCTCGATCCATAAGCCGGTGCGGTGTCGAAGTAATTGATGCCCAGCGCGCAAAGCTCATCGAGCAGCCGAGCCACCGCACCATCATTGGGGAGCGGGTACGGTTGCGCGTACTTGATCTTCTCATTACGGCCGAGCTTGAAAGCCCCGTAACCGATCGGGGAAACGAACAGCCCGGATTTGCCTAAACGTCGGCGTACCATGTGCGGGGCTCTTCCCAGGGGGGTAGCGCCAGCAGCGGCCGCGGCCAGTCCGCCGGCAGTGGCTGGTCGGAGCCGTGCCCGGCGGCGGCCGGCGGCGGCAATTGTTGGAGCACGAGTTCCGCCAGGCGCGGCGCGAGCGCCAGTTTCGTGGGCCAAACGGTCAGAACATCACCGTCCCGCGCACACCACGCATCGTCCGGGCGCAGGCCGCTGCGCGTGCGCGGCTCGGCGCGATCCACCCGATACGTGGACCACTCCACACCGCGCAGGTGCAACCCGGGAATCGCGGCGCGCAGTTCGGCTTGAGCATGTGCCACCAGTGTCCGTGGTTCGAGGGCGACACCATCCTCCGAAACCTGGCCACCCACCTGCCAAACATCACGGCCGGTGCGATCCTGTGTCCAGGTGATTGTGACCCGCGTGCGGGCCCCATCGGTGCAGTGACCATGGAGCGGAGGCAGCTTGCCGCGCAGCAACACCATGTGCAACGGACGGAGTTGCATCGTGTCGGCCGTGAGCCCGCAGCGCGCACGAAGGGCGGCATTGCCGGCCCCTGCTGCGAGCACGACGGTGCGACAACGCAGTTCGAGCGGCTCCGCAACACCCGGCGCGCGGACACACAAGCGCACACCTCCGGCCGCATCGGCCTGAACTTCGGGGCCGTCGGTCGCATCATAGGAAAGCAGGCACGCCGCGTTGCGTTGGGCAAAATCGGCGACCAGCGACCCGATGTCGAAGACCTGCTCGTCGAGACGGTAGACGGAACCGGGACAATCCTGCAGAACGTTGGGCCACGCCGCGCGCTCGAGCCGCACCGGCGCTACGCGCAACCCGGCCCGCGCACCAAGCATCCCGAAGCGGGAGCGCAAGTCGTCCGTTCGCCAAAGGTAACAGTACGCGCCCCGCAAACGCGTACCCGTGAGACGCGGCTCGATTTCACCGGCGTGACAGGCCCGCCAGATCCGCGGCATTTCCCGGATCGCCTCGGCCGAGGCCGTCAGAAGGCCCGTGAGTGTGTATTTCACGCCACCGTGGATGATCCCCTGCGACGCGATCGACTGGCCGGAACCCAGTGCCTGTGATTCCAGCAGTACGCTGCGATAGCCCCGCCGAACAAGCTCATCCAGCAGCCAGAGCCCGGCCACGCCACCGCCGAATACCACCACATCCACCGCAAGCATCTGCATGCCGGGCATCGTCGGAGCGGCCTGTGACTGTGTCAACCGGTGAACAGCGGGCGAAGCGCGCCGCCGGGGCCGGTCGTGTGGGCACGCAGATACAGGGTGAGCTTCGCGGTTCCCAGCTTGGCAGCACCGCCGAGCATGGTAGAGTAACACAAGTGGCGCCGCGGAGTGGATGACGATGCAGATTCCCAATCGCATTCGACTGGCAAACCTGCCGACGCCGCTGGTGCCGCTCGAGCGGCTGGGCCAGGCGCTCGGGGGCGCGCGCCTCTGGTTGAAGCGGGATGACCTCACGGGGTTGGAGATTTCCGGCAACAAGATTCGCAAACTCGAGTACATCGCCGCCGCTGCCCTTGCTGCGGGCTGCGATACGCTTGTCACCGAGGGCACGCCCCAATCCAATCATTGCCGTGCGACCGCCGCGACCTGCGCACGGCTGGGGCTGCATTGTGTGCTGTTGCTGCGGCCGGCCCCAACCATGGCTCCGCAAGGCAATCACCTGCTGGATGTGCTCTTCGGCGCCGAGTGCCGCGGGTTTACACGCGAGGAGTTCCGTGCGCGGAGCGACGCCATCGTGACCGGCGTGCTTGGCGAACTGCGCGCTGCCGGCCGTAAGCCGCGCTGGACCCCCGCCGGGGCGTCCGAGCCACTGGGATGCTGGGGTTACATCCGGGCGGCCGCAGAGCTGGCGGACCAGTTGCACAAGGTCGGCGTGCACGAGTGCGACGTGGTGGTGGCGTTGTCGTCGGGCGGGACGTACGCCGGTTTGCTGCTGGGCATGCTGCAGCATCGCCTCGACCACTGGCGGCTCTGGGCCGTGCCGGTAAGTGATGACACGGCGTATCACCAACGGGAAGTGCGCCGCTTGTGCGAAGAGGCGATTGCGCAGTACGGACTGCGGGTGAAATTGCCCACGGAACCACTCCCCCTGCTAGACGGCCACATCGGCCCCGGGTACGCGGTGCCGACCCCCGCGGCACTCGCAGCTCTGCGCGAATTGGCGCGTACCGAGGCCATCCTGCTCGATCCGGTTTATACCGCCAAGGCCTTCGGCGCCCTGCGCGCCGGCATCCACTCCGGACGATTCGGTTTCGATCGACCGGCCGTCTTCATCCACACCGGGGGACTGCTGTCAAACTTCGCCTGGCCGGAAGTGCTGTTGGAATCCACACCGGTGTAGCCCTGCGTGCCGCGACCGCGCGGGTCCGAGAATGGGCCATCGCAACCCTGCGCAACCGCTCCCGAACA from Phycisphaerales bacterium encodes the following:
- a CDS encoding aldo/keto reductase, with product MVRRRLGKSGLFVSPIGYGAFKLGRNEKIKYAQPYPLPNDGAVARLLDELCALGINYFDTAPAYGSSEERLGRVLGGRADVIISTKVGEDFADGVSSFDFSAPGIRASIERSLRRLQRDVLDLVFIHAPAEDLHVLYATDAVATLLELRAAGHIRALGFSGKTVTAAEAALGWADVLMVEYHLEDRSHAAVLAAARTADVGIVVKKGLASGRLDPRVAIPAVLRHPAIGSLVVGGLSIAHMRANVEYAATPSGAADATEPGERR
- the scpB gene encoding SMC-Scp complex subunit ScpB, translated to MDRDEYPAKCPTGEPATEVTTPMSFEGPAHEVGISPANSAQAESAPVTETMLAVSPANAAPEIEPAQVLEALLFSSDAPVTAGRLAELLGTGSPKEVRRLIAELNEKYAAAALSFRIEEIAKGFQMLTLAEYRPWVAKLTKQQAQTRLGAAALEALSIVAYKQPIIRADIEAIRGVACGEVLNRLREMGLIKIVGRAEIVGRPLLYGTTKRFLDVFGLADLNDLPPMEALTLGKTAARAEPETEAAATPRVAAAGA
- a CDS encoding isochorismatase family protein, with product MHEHRIDRQHAQLLVVDVQERLLPSIAHHQAVISNALKMIRAAVALEVPVTLSEQYPKGLGSTAAVLVAAARGAARAEKSTFSFCADAECRERLVAVMRPHVLILGIEAHVCVYQTALDILAMQMRPVVLADAVGSRRMRDCEVALAGLRAAGVVVTTVESAIFQLVHDSATDAFKRILPIVK
- a CDS encoding FAD-dependent oxidoreductase, producing MLAVDVVVFGGGVAGLWLLDELVRRGYRSVLLESQALGSGQSIASQGIIHGGVKYTLTGLLTASAEAIREMPRIWRACHAGEIEPRLTGTRLRGAYCYLWRTDDLRSRFGMLGARAGLRVAPVRLERAAWPNVLQDCPGSVYRLDEQVFDIGSLVADFAQRNAACLLSYDATDGPEVQADAAGGVRLCVRAPGVAEPLELRCRTVVLAAGAGNAALRARCGLTADTMQLRPLHMVLLRGKLPPLHGHCTDGARTRVTITWTQDRTGRDVWQVGGQVSEDGVALEPRTLVAHAQAELRAAIPGLHLRGVEWSTYRVDRAEPRTRSGLRPDDAWCARDGDVLTVWPTKLALAPRLAELVLQQLPPPAAAGHGSDQPLPADWPRPLLALPPWEEPRTWYADV
- a CDS encoding D-cysteine desulfhydrase family protein, whose translation is MQIPNRIRLANLPTPLVPLERLGQALGGARLWLKRDDLTGLEISGNKIRKLEYIAAAALAAGCDTLVTEGTPQSNHCRATAATCARLGLHCVLLLRPAPTMAPQGNHLLDVLFGAECRGFTREEFRARSDAIVTGVLGELRAAGRKPRWTPAGASEPLGCWGYIRAAAELADQLHKVGVHECDVVVALSSGGTYAGLLLGMLQHRLDHWRLWAVPVSDDTAYHQREVRRLCEEAIAQYGLRVKLPTEPLPLLDGHIGPGYAVPTPAALAALRELARTEAILLDPVYTAKAFGALRAGIHSGRFGFDRPAVFIHTGGLLSNFAWPEVLLESTPV